Below is a window of Fimbriimonadaceae bacterium DNA.
CCGCCGCTATCTTGCCGATCATGGTGGGATCGGTGGTTGGGTGGTTGTTCTCTTTCCTGCTTCCAGCGGTCAGCGCCGGGATTCTTGCCATCTTTGTCACTCCTTTTGTCGGCTGGATCTCATGGGTGGTGAACGGATTAGGTTCGCTGAGTTTTGCCGCGATGGAGATTCCTGCGTTCAATGCCCTGTGGCTTGTGCCGATTTACGCAGCGCTCATTGCGCTTTGGAGGCCGCGTGTTCGCCAAGCTTAGATTCGCCGCGATCCTACTGGTTGCGGTCATTGCCGGGTTTTGGCTTGGCTGGCGCCCCTCATCTCCGAAGCCCACTCGCCTGATCTTCTTCTCCGTGGGGCAAGGGGATTGCGCACTGTTTCAGCACGATGGATTGAATATTCTGATCGACGCTGGCCCTGCCAATGAGTATTCAGATGCTGGAAGGACGTTGCTGTATCCGCAGTTGCGGGACCTTGGAGTCAATCGAATTGACCTCGTTCTCCTTTCACACCCCGACAACGACCATATCGGCGGCCTTGTGAGCCTCTCAAAGCGGATTGAGGTTCGTGTCGTGGCAGTTCCCAGGCACTTTAAGGAGCACAAGACGCTGCAAGATGTGTTGTCTCGAAGTCGAATCTCCGACCGAAACATCTTATGGATAGCACGCTCAATGCAGATGCAATCGGGAGAGTGGCAACTTCGGTTTGTCTCGCCTTCGTTTGATCAAGGCGACAACGATAATCAAGGCTCAATGTTCGTCTGGCTTGGCAATGGAAAGTCGTCGGCAGTCTTCAGTGGTGACGCTGATATGTTCACGGAGGCGACGATGCTGAAGAGGGGAAATTGGAAAGCCCAGGTGATGAAAGGCGGCCATCACGGAAGCAAGTTCTCAACCGGCCCAGAATGGCTCAAAGCAGTTCAGCCAAGGTATGTAATCTTCACATGCGGGCGGAACAATAGCTACGGTCACCCTTCGGCGGAGGCGGTTACTCGAGCAGAAAAGGCCGGGGCAAAGGTTTTGCGCACGGATCGGGATGGGACGATTACTTTTGAGGCCGGAGAAAGAGGGTTTGAGATCGTGGGGCGGTGATTTGATAGGGTTCCCCTCCTCGTCAATGTCGAAGGATTGGTAAAGGTGGGCAGAAGATTCCCTTCCCCCTGCATTTAGGGGGAAGCGACCTGTGAGCAAAGCAAACAGAGGGATGGGGGTCGCGACTGTTCGATCGCTAATCAAGGTTGACGCAAGCCTTTCGCTCGCCCTATCTTCGCTACGCTCAGACAACGGA
It encodes the following:
- a CDS encoding MBL fold metallo-hydrolase, whose protein sequence is MFAKLRFAAILLVAVIAGFWLGWRPSSPKPTRLIFFSVGQGDCALFQHDGLNILIDAGPANEYSDAGRTLLYPQLRDLGVNRIDLVLLSHPDNDHIGGLVSLSKRIEVRVVAVPRHFKEHKTLQDVLSRSRISDRNILWIARSMQMQSGEWQLRFVSPSFDQGDNDNQGSMFVWLGNGKSSAVFSGDADMFTEATMLKRGNWKAQVMKGGHHGSKFSTGPEWLKAVQPRYVIFTCGRNNSYGHPSAEAVTRAEKAGAKVLRTDRDGTITFEAGERGFEIVGR